GGTACTGTCAATAATCTTGCGCATTTTTATGGTGAGTAGTCCCTTATGAGCGGGGGGTACTGTCAATAAGGTACTGTCAATAATCTTGCGCACTTTTATGGAGAGTAGTCCATAGCGAGCGGGGAGGTACTGTCAATAATCTTGCGCACTTTTATGGAGAGTAGTCCATAGCGAGCGGGGAGGTACTGTCAATAATCTTGCGCACTTTTATGGAGAGTAGTCCATAGCGAGCGGGGATGCGAAGTGGAGCGTAGCGGAACGGAGCCTTCCCCGGAATTTATGATTCCCATACTATCATTGTGGCAACATACTTTTCCTGGAATATTTTTTGGTAAATTACAAAAAGTCTTATTTATCTAAGTCTCCTATGCTGATTAACAACTCCCTTAATTTATTATCATAAGGTGAACCTGATAGACAAACACAACCGCATGGATCTTTTCTTCGATACAAACAATCTTCTATTACTTCAATAGCCTCTTTATATTTTCCCATCTGAATCAGACATTCTGCTAATTTACTTTCTCTAAGAGTGATATTCCAAGGTGTTCCAAAATCACAGACGTCTATCCCGCACAAATTCCAATTATCCCATAATTTATAAGCCTTTTTCCAATCATTTCTTTCCATGTAGTACTCAGCCATTTTGGGTAATACATCGTTCATTGACAGGGACGAACAGCATTTACCGGGTTGTTTCATCGGGTTATAACCAGCCAGAGAGAATGCTTTATTGAAAGACTTCATCATGTTCGTTTTTTGGCTCATTTTTTCGTATAAATTCCCGAGTTGTATGTAAAGAACTATTCTATCTTTGTTACTTCGTGATTTTCTTAATTGTGCACGATATTTATTTTCGAGCCTTTGAAGATTCTGCATCCTTTCATTATCTGATTTTGTATTTCTCGCGTAGGTATAGAGATCTCTGTCACTTTGTGACTCATATGATGTAGTACATGCATACGTCCCGATTGCCAAAAAGAAAACCGGGATCAGTATGGGGGTCAGTTTTATAGAGAGGGTCATGTTCTTCAAAGGAGCCAGGCGGCGGCGAGGCAGGCCACGGCGGCGCCCACCGCCGTGTTGATGAAGTTCAGGATCTCATTGTCCCAGGAGCCCAGCGATCCCAGGACGCTCTCCACCATCGATCCGGAAAAGGCCGCAACCGCCACGATGAGAACTGCCCGGCCCGGGTACCATCCCCAGATCAGCGGGATCGAGGCAAGGATCAGGCTCCCCGCCACACCGGCGAGGGTCCCCTCCAGGGAGACGGCGCCCTCGGTTCCCACCGGGACCCGGCGCAGGGTGAGGGGGTGGATCGGTGTCTTTCCCAGGAGCTGGCCGATCTCGCTTCCCAGGGTGTCGGACAGGGCCGTGGCAAAGGCGGCTGCGATCCCCGCCTTCAGGATCATCGGTTCTGGATAGAAGGGCAGAAGAAGAGAGAGGGCGGCTCCGGTGGAGCAGTTGGCCAGGGCGTGACGGGATCCCCGCCGGCCTCCCTCTTCCTGGGCCAGGCCCATCCGGGACTTCACCGCGTACCCCAGCTTTGTTGCCGAGGTGGCGAGAACAAAGAACCCCACGAGAAGGCTCCAGGCTGGCCAGCCTCCGAATCCCAGGACGAGGGTTCCCACTACCACGCCTCCTACCAGGGCGGACGAAGAGACCAGGCCGGCCGCAAAGGAAACCAAAGCCAGGCCGAGGTTGATTCCTCCTGCCAGGAGAAGGGTCCTTCCCTCCGGCATTCCACCCGGCTGAAGTGGCGGGACGAGGGCCAGGAGGGCGGCGGCAAAGAAGGGAATCACGATGTTGTCGTTGATGGGCATGGGCATAAGCTCGATGAAGGCCAGGGCCAGCCCCACCACCCAGAATGCCCAGAGAAAGCCTTCATGGTCGCCCACAAAGTTATAAAGAAGATTGGCGGAAGCACCGCCGGCGAGGGCAAAGGCCAGGAATCCGCCCAGACTCTTCCCTCCGGCCCAGCCGGGTTTCCAGAGGGGCAGGCTCTTTCCCGTGACCGTTGCCATCCCGTCACCGAAGGCAAGGTAGCCCCATGCCGCGGCGGCAAGGGCGGGATTCTTCCAGTAGACCAGGATCAGGCCCAGGACGGCCAGGGGATAGGCGAGCAGGCCGGCATCCAGCTTCTCTCCCCTCAATACGAACCGTGCGGTATGGGGGAGGATGAATAGGTTGTGGAGAAAGGCCGCGATTGCGCAGAGGGCCGCCTGCCAGGGGGTCAGGTACTTTAGGGCCAGGGCAAAGAGTCCCATGGCCATGTGGAGAGACTTTCTTCCCAGTTCCCTGCCGGTCAGAGCCATCCGCTCCTCGTAAGAAAGTCCCGGACGGCTTCCTGCCAGGGGGGCGGTGTCTGTCCGGTAACCTGTTCGTAGCGGGTCGTGTCCAGAACGGAGTATTCCGGCCTTCGGGCAATCTGTGGAAAGGCGGAACTGGGAACAGGCTCGATGGGGTGGTCCGGCTTTCCAAGGGTTTCGGCCATCCAGCGTACCTGGTCGTATCGTGTACTCACGCCTGAATTGGCGAAGTGGACAATTCCGGTTGCCTTTCGCTCCAGGAGTGCCGCAATGGCACGGGCCGCATCCATCGAGTACGTAACCCGGCCGGTCTGATCGTCGATCACCTTCAGGTTCTTTCCCTCCCGGATCAGCCGGGCCATGAGGGAGAGAAAGTGCTCCCTGCCGAAGCCGAAGAGCCAGGAGACGCGAACGACAAGTGTGTCCGGATACAAAAGGGCCGCTTCTTCTCCCTCAAGTTTGGTTCTGCCGTAGGCACTCACGGGATGGACCGGATCGTTCTCCCGGTAGGGACGGGTACCGGTTCCGTCAAAGACGTAGTCGGTGGAGACATGAACAAACCGGGCTCCGCATTCCCTGCAGGCGTCGGCTAGGTTCTGAACACCTTCTGCGTTGACCCTGCGGGCCAGGTCCTCCCGCCCTTCACATCCGTCCACGTCGGTCATGGCTGCGGCATTCACTACCGTTGTCGGATGCACATTTGAAAAAAGGCTCCAGACCGAATCGAACCGGGTGATATCAATTTCCTCGATGTCGACAGTTATGGGAGTGGGAGCCAGAACCTCTTCCAGGGCGCGGCCCAGCATGCCTCGACCGCCTACGATCAGCGTGGTCACCCTTTCAACCGCTCCCCGTACTGAGATTCGTAGTACGCCCGGAACTCTCCCGATTTGATGGGTTCCCACCAGTCCCTGCGGTCCCGGTACCATGCCACCGTACGGGCAAGCCCATCTTCAAGGGACGTCATCGGCCTCCACCCCATCCGGGTGATCTTTGAGCAGTCCAGGGCATACCGCCGGTCGTGGCCCGGACGGTCTGTGACATGTCGGATGAGAGATTCTGGCTTACCGAGAATGGATAGAATTGTTTTTGTGATGTGAATGTTTTCCTGTTCCCGTCCGACGCCGATATTGTATGTTTCCCCGTACTGGCCGTTCTGGAGGATGAAATCGAGGGCCCGGCAGTGGTCCCGGACATCGATCCAGTCCCGCATCTGACGACCATCGCCATAGACCGGAAGGGGCTGATCTTCGAGGGCATTCGTGATAAAGAGAGGAATCAGCTTCTCCGGGTACTGGCAGGGTCCGTAGTTGTTGGAACACCGGGAAATCAATACGGGGAGCCCGTAGGTCGCATGGTAGGCATAGGCAAGGCGGTCGCCCCCGGCCTTTCCGGCGGCATAGGGACTGCGGGGTTTCAGGGGGGCTTCCTCGTCAAACCGGCCCTCCATGCATTCGCCGTACACTTCATCCGTGGAGATCTGCAGGAAGGTCTTCACCTTTCGGCGGAGCGCCTCTTCGGCCAGGACAAAGACCCCGTGGATGTCTGTGCGAAGGAACGCATCGGGCTCCTGGATCGATCGATCCACGTGGGTTTCCGCGGCGAAGTTCACGACCACCTCAATATCCTTCATGGCATCCGCCACGACCTCGGTATCGCAGATGTCTCCGTGAATGAAACGGTAATTGGGGCGCTGGTCGACACCGGCGAGATTGGCGGGGTTTCCGGCATAGGTGAGCTTGTCCAGGTTCACCACAAAGACATCGTTCCCGTACGTGTCAAAAAGGTAGTGAACGAAGTTGCTTCCGATGAATCCTGAACCGCCCGTGACCAGTACTTTCATCCTTCACCTCATCTGTTCGATATCCCTGAAGGATCAGGGTGTGCTTCCAAAGAGTTCATCCACGCCTCCGGTGATTTCCAGGAAGGAGCCCACATTTTTCAGGTCGAATGTGAACTTGTACTCCCTGTCCTGGGACGTTCCGAGGCGGTAATCCCGGTATTCGAGTGAGATAGCATAGCACGAACCGGTGTACCGCATGATGTAGCGCTGCTGCGGGGGGTAGTTGTTTTCCAGGTCGTAGTTGACCTGGGCCTGGACATCCAGGGTCCGGTGGGGTTTGAATCCTGAGTACAAGCGGATCTGGTGCTGCTTCGTTCCGCCCTCCACCTGAGGGTTGGTGCGGAAATAAATCAGATTGGCATAGTGCATTCCCACGCGCGTGCCTCCCGAAAGCTGGAGGGATTCCCACTTGTGGGTGATGGCGTGAAAGGAAGTCCTCGTGTCCAGGTTGAAAGACTTACCCGGATAGAACCGGAGGGAGAGATCGAGGGCACTCTTCTGGGATGTCTCCCTCTCTCCATCAACCGTCAGGGAGGTCAGGGGCTGGTTTTCGTTGAAACTGTGCCGCTGGGAGATTTCGAAGGACGCGATCTCCGTGGCCGTCGATTCTCCCTTCTTCAAGAAGATACGGTTAACCAGTGCGTAGCGAATCTGATGCTTGGACTGGATCGAGTCGTTTTCATCGAAGACGGGAACCTTCTGGTCTTCCAGGTTAACCAGGTTCTGATAGTTGATTCGGGGCTCGATCAGGTGCTTCAGCTGAAAGCTGGAACCGTTGAAAATTTTGGAGAAGGAGGGACCCACGAGGTCGGCCTGGAAGAGCTGGTACGTCCGCGTGTACGAGTCTCCTTCAAGGGATCCGGTTTCATCGGGCGTACGGGAATAGTACGTGGCCCGCAGGCTGGCACTGGGCCGGATCGAAAGCCAGGGAAGGCGGGCAAAGGACGTGGAGAGCGTGGGGAGGACGTCGAGACGGCCATAGGTACCCCGGTAATTCTCTCCCTTGTCGACCTTGAAGAGGTTGTAGCGGCTCTCCATGGAGAGGTAGAGGGGGAGAGCTCCTCGAAGGAGGGGCCGCTGACGCATCCGGTACTCGATCTTGGGGTACTGCTCCTGGGTGACTTTCTCGATCGAGGAACCCGAAAAGGCCGTTTCCCGGTGATCGGCCCGGAGAATGAAGGAGTTGAGACCCCAGTTCTTGGAGAGCGTAACGTGGGAGTAGATCGAACGGGTCGTGTTCCGATCGAAGGTCCGCTCAAACTCCCGGAAAAAGTCGATGTCCGATAGGAGCTCGATGTTGGCATCGAGCCTGAAATTCAGCGGAAGTGCGGTCTGGGTGTGGACCAGGTTGAATTTCCACCAGTCCGTCCCTTCCGTGTCCCGGATCGTATAGGCCTGAGCCTCCCCCTTCAGATCAACCGTGGGGGCATATCGAAAACGAATCCCCCCCCCGCTGTATCCTTCGGAGTAGTAATCTCCCATGAATGTCAGATCAAAGCTGTCTCCCATCGGAAGAAAATAGGCAAGCCCCAGATAGGCACCCCGTTTTGCGGTGTACCCGAAATGGGGGGTCAGGAGTCCCCGTGCCCGGTCCTGCTTGACCGGCCAGACCAGATAGGGAAAGTAGAGCAGGGGAAGCCGGTGAACCCGGAAGGCGATGCCGGAAAGGTACGCATATCCATCCATTTCCACGGAGGCTCGATGGATCGTGAAGCTCCAGGGGGGATGTTCCAGATCACAGGAAGTGAAGAGCCCCTCTTCCAGGACATAATGGGTTTCATCTTCCCGGATGATCCGTTTTCCCTTGAACTGGTACATGTCTCCAAAGGAACCCTCGGCTTCTTCAAAGATCCCGGAAACTTCCTCCAGATTGTAGGTCATCCTGCGGGAGGTGATGGTGTCCCGGCCCTGACGCAGGGTGATCTTTCCTTCCGCCTCAACGGTTTTGTTCAGCCAGTCCAGTCCGACCCAGTCGGCTTCGATTCGAATGGAGCCGTAGCGGATTTTGACATTTCCCGAACCTTCCCAGTAAAGGTCTTCCACCCAGCGCTGGTTTACGGCCTCCAGTTGAACATCCTCTTCCTGACCGACCATGATTCCGGCCAGGAGGAGGAGAAAGAGACCGAAAAAGCGAAACTTCAACGGAGCAGATTCTCCACCAGGACGGCTACGGCTTCACCGCCTCCTATGCAGATGCCGGCCATGCCGTAACGGAGTCCGTTTTTCTGCAGGGCATAGAGGAGTGTTGTCAGAATGCGGGCTCCCGAACATCCGATCGGATGGCCCATGGCGACGGCTCCACCGTGAATGTTGACTTTGGAAGCATCCAGGCCAAGCTCCTTCATGGTCACCATGGTCACGACCGAGAAGGCTTCGTTAATTTCGTAGAGATCCACATCGGCAGCCTGGAGGCCGGCTTTATCCAGCACCTTCTGCATGGCTTTGGCGGGAGCCGTTGTAAACCAGTCGGGTTCTTGGGCATGGGATGCCTGTGCCACGAGACGTGCCATAGGCTTGAGCCCTTTGGATGTAACAACCTCTTCAGAGGCCAGGACAAGTGCTGCGGCGCCGTCATTGATTTTCGAGGCATTGGCTGCGGTGATGGTGCCTTCCCTGGCAAAGGCGGGCTTCAGCTTGGCCATCTTGTCCAGAGACACCCGGAAGGGTTCTTCATCCTTGTCGACGATGATGGGATCACCCTTTCTCTGCGGGACCTCCACGGGTACAACCTCGGAGGCAAACCATCCCTGGTTCCAGGCTTCCAGCGCCCGTTCATAACTCTGTCGCGCAAAGGCATCCTGCTCTTCACGGGTGAATCCGTATTCCGCGGCGCATAATTCCCCGCAGTTTCCCATGTGAACATCTTTGTAGGGATCCCAGAGGCCGTCCTTGATCATTCCATCCAGGACCTGCCCATGGCCCATGCGGTATCCGTCCCGGGCCCGGTCCAGGTAGTACGGGGCCATGCTCATGCTCTCCATACCACCCGCGACGACGACGCTGAATTCACCCGCACGAATGTCGTTGGCGCCCAGCATGACCGACTTCAATCCGGACCCGCAGACTTTATGAATGGTAACGGCACCGGTCGAAACCGGATACCCGGCGTAAATCCAGGCCTGCCGCGCCGGGGCCTGCCCGATGTTGGCCTGAAGAACGCAGCCCATATAGACCTGGTCCACGATCTCGGGTGCCAGGCTGCTCTGTTCAAGGGCCGCGCGGATGGCCGTCGACCCCAGACGGGGAGCGGGAATCGAATTCAGGACGCCCTGAAATGATCCGATCGGTGTTCGTTTGGCTCCAACGATATATACATTCGACATGGTCACCCCCTCAGAGTGGATTTCTTTACCATGTTACCATTAACCATGCGTATTCTGGCCGTGGACTTTGGTACCCGAAGAATGGGTCTCGCTTCCTGGGATACTGCAGCTCCCGTGGTCATTCCAATAAATCCGATTACCGGTTCGGATGCCGGAGCCATGGAGAGGGATCTTGCCCGGATTATTCAAGACGAAGCCTTTGACCGGGTGGTTCTGGGTCTTCCGCTGAACATGGATGGAACCGAAGGCGCCATGGCGAAGACGGTTCGGGAACTGGGTTCCAGATTATCCGAAAAAGGCATCGATATCACCTATATGGACGAGCGGCTGACTTCGCGCGAAGCATCGAACAGGGTGAGCAGAAAGGCGCGGCGAAGCCGGAACGGACGACTCGATTCCATCTCGGCATCTCTCATCCTTGAGGCGTACGTTGAAACACTGGCGTAGCGCCGCCACCGTTCTCGCTGTTGCAGGGATCGGAATTCTTCTTTACGGCTATTTTCTCCTCTCCACCCCCGTTCTCCCGGGACCGGGTGTGGTGGAAATGGAAATTCCTGAAGGGACGTCCACCCGAGCCGTCCTGGATTCCCTCCGGGACAGGGACCTGATACGCTCGGTCCCGGTTTCCTACCTCTACATCCGGTACAAGGCCAGGGAGCCCAAGGCGGGGTATTACCGCTTCACCCTGCCCAGCCAGCCGGCAGCCGTTCTGAACCAGGTTTTATCGGGGCAGGTCGACCTGGTTCGCGTCACCATTCCCGAAGGATGGAACCGGTTCCAGATTGCGGAACTCCTGGAGAGATCCGGGGTGACTTCCGGGGACGAGTTTCTTGCGCTGTCCGGGAATCCGGCCATGGTGGACGATCTCGATCCGGAGGCGCCGGACTGCGAGGGGTTTCTCTTTCCCGAGACCTATCGGTTTGCCCGCGCGATTCCGGCCCGGAGAGTTCTCTCCACGCTTATCGAACACTTTCGAAGGACCTTTCGTGACCACTTCCAAACCCGCCTGCTTCAAAAGGGATTGACGGTCCATCGATGGGTCATAATGGCATCCCTGGTGGAATCGGAAGCCCAGGCACGTAAGGAAAAACCCATCATTTCAGGTGTTTTTTATAACCGGCTCCAGCGGGGCATGTTGCTGCAGTGCGATCCGACGGTGCGCTACGCTTTGATCCTGGCCGGTGAGCCGCATCGCAGGCTCGGGTATGCTCAGCTCCGATTTGATCATCCCTATAACACCTATATCTATCGGGACCTGCCTCCCGGAGCCATCTGCAATCCGGGGCGGGGTGCGCTGGAGGCCTCCCTCAGCCCTTCCGATACCCGGGCCCTCTACTTCGTGGCCCGGAATGACGGAACCCATGCCTTTTCTTCCACGCTGCAGGAACACACTCGATACGTCAATCAGTACCAGAGGGGCGGAGGTTCGTAAATGTGTCTCAGAGTGGGGGAAGGCGACAGTCCTCCCCCGCCCGGCACCGTCTTTCCAGGTCTTCATAAAATGCCGCGTCCGGTTTCCGGCGTTTTCTTCGGCCGGTTGCCACAATTCTGCTTTTTCTCCCAATTTCCTGAATAAGAAGTTCCCGCTGTGCAGCAGAAAGATGGGATTCATGAATAAGCTTCACTAACGCGTAAAGCCTCCAGTAGTCCAGGGCCGGAACCGTGCGGGAGAGCTGATCCCCATGGCCTCCCCGCTTTACCACGAGGATTTCCGGTATCAGTTGGACAGGGAATCGGCTGGTTACACGAAGCCACATGTCGTAGTCTTCACAGGCAGGCATCGATTCGTCAAAGGTACCCACCAGATCAAAAAGTTCACGGTGAACCATGACGGAAGAGGGGGAAATCACACATCGTTCCAGGGAACGGGAGAACTGGTCCCCGCCTCCCCGTCTATGGCAGTGCCTCTGCGGGAGGATCGCGCCATCACGAACCCAGATCTCCTCGGTGTGAACCAGCATGATTTCCGGATGAGTGCCGAGAATTTCGAGCTGACGCTGGCACTTTGAGGGTGTAAATAGATCGTCGGAATCCAAAAAAGCAAGATAAAGGCCTGTGGCTTCCGCAATACCCTGGTTCCGGGCTGCCGATACACCCCTGTGATCCTGGCGTATATACCGAACCGAAGGAAAGGCTTCTCGAACGGACTCTGCCGTTTTATCCGTGGAACCGTCATCGATGACCAGACACTCGGCACCCGAATACGTCTGACAAAGGACCGAGGCAACGGCCTGCAGGGTGAGCTCCTTTCGATTGTGGGTGGGAATAATAACGGAAAGATCGGTCACCAGCGCTTGACGAATTTCTCCAGGCGTTCCCGGTCTCTTTTATCGAGATCGACAAATTCCAATCCATAACAGGGATTGAAGGTCAGGCGTTCATGGGCGCGTCGACGGATCGCGGCATCACATCGAATCTCTTCCTTGGAATGGGGGAGGAAAAAGTGGACTTCCAGCCGGGAACCGATACTCAACTCGCGGGGAACCTGAACCAGCAGACCTGTGGATGAGATATTGAGAGTCTTCCCCATCAGGCTGCCTTCGGAGGTTTGCAGGCGAAGAAGACTCTGAAAGGGCCTTCTTTTTTCAATATTGCTGAGTTTGTCGATGACTGCCATGAACTCCTCTTCGTGAAAGGGGCTCAGAAGAAAATCATTGACACCCTGAGAGGAAATTTCATTTTCGAGGTTGTCATCCCGGTCGATCTTTAAAATAATGGAAACCCCTCGCGTTTTGGGATTTTCCCGCAATTCCTGTGTCATGACAAAACCATTTTTTCCATCCGGAGTGTGGTAATCCATGATGAGAAGATCGATAGAATGCTGAGGTATCAGGAGAAAAAGTTCTTCCCGGCTGGCCATGGGAACCGCTTTGTGCCCGGTACGGGTAAGATTCGAAATCATGATTTCTGCTTCCCGGTCCGCCCTGCAGTATAACCCCACGTGTGCCATGCTCATAGTATGCACAATTTTAGGGATTCCTGCAATATGGACGGGTACTTCCCCTTGACCTACTGAAGGGCCTTGGGTAGACTTCCTCCATGCATGTGGCAAGGATTCAGGTGCGAAATCTCGCAACCATTGATCAGGTACACCTTGATTTTGATCCGGGATTTCATGTCCTCACGGGAGAGACCGGAGCTGGAAAATCGATCCTTGTCGATGCCCTGAAACTCATTTCCGGCGGAAGGGCTGACACATCCGCCATTCGGCACGGGGCGGATACGATGGTAATTGAAGCTCTTTTTACCGATCTTCCGGAGGAGATACGTACCGAACTCGTTGGCGCGGGACTGGATACACCGGAGGAGGTTCTTATCGTCCGGCGCGAAATTTCCCGGGATTCCGTCAATCGGATCTTTGTCAACCAGTCCCCGGTCACTCTTCGCTTCCTGGAGAGTCTCCTTCAACCCTGGATCACTATTCATGGTCAATCGGACCAGCAGGGGCTGATGGTTTCATCCATCCGCCGGGATCTGCTGGATCTTTATGGACAACTGGCCGGAGAGGTTCGCACCCTGAATCAGACCGTTCAGGAGTACACAGAGATTCTGGCCTCCCTCGAAACAGCCCGTGCGACCCTGACGCGGACTTTTCAAGAACGGGACCATCTTTCGCTTCAACTTGCAGAAATCAAGTCGGCCGGGCTTTCCGAGGGTGAGGAAGAAGCTCTTCATTACCAGAGAACCCTGATCCGGGACAGAGAGGCGATTCTTCAAGCTCTCGGGTCTGCGGTAACCCGCCTTTCCGGGGAGGATCGGAACCTACTCTCGGATCTGGGCGGCCTGATGCGGGACCTGGAATCGATTCGCGGTGTCTTTCCCGAGCTGGATACGCTGTCCGGGGAGTGTGAAGGTCTTATGGACCTGCTGTCGGATCTGTCCGTGCTTGTTGACCGCCTGCTCTCCGACCTGGAGGTTCCCGATCGCTCCCTCCAGGAAGTGGAAGACCGTCTGGCTCTCCTTGAAAGTCTGAAAAGGAAATATGGCTCAACGGAGCGGGAAATCGTAGAGTTTGGAAAAGAACTGGAACGACGCCTGGAGTCTCTTGAAACGGGGAGCGCTGAACTGGACAGGCTCGAAGCAAGGCTTCATTCTCTGGAACTAACCTACAGGGAGCAGGCAGGTGCGCTCTCCACGGCCCGAAGCCGTGCGGCCCGCAGGTTTTCCGCTTCCATTCTCAAGCGGTTACGACGGTTAGATATGAAGGAAGTCGTCTTTAAAATTGAGGTGGAGAAGAAGGCGGGTCCTCCCCGGAGAGGGGGGGGGGACCGTGTCGATTTTCTCGTGTCCACCAATCCGGGAGAGCCGCCCCTTTCCTTGGAACGGGTAGCCTCCGGCGGAGAGCTTTCCCGGATCCAGCTGGCATTGATGTCTGAAGTAATCCAGCAGAAGGGTAAGATTTTACTCTTTGATGAAATCGATCAGGGCGTCGGTGGATCTGCTGCCGTGGAAGTGGGCAGCATGCTCCGGGAATTGGCCGGGGCTAACCATGTTCTGGTCGTGACCCACCTTGCCCAGGTTGCGGCCCATGCCCACCACCACCATCACGTTTTGAAAACCGTCGAGGATGGACGCACCTATACGCGGGTCCGCCTGCGGCTCTCGGATTCGGATCGGGTCGAAGTCATGGCGGAAATGCTGTCCGGATCGCGAAAGTCGGATGCGGCCAGACGACATGCCGAAGAGCTCTTTCAATCGTGTCAGACGCCGTGATTCAGATAGATCGTGTAAAGGAGATCCTTACAACGCTTCTTTCCGGCGGTATCTGTCTCCTGCCTACCGATACCCTCTATGGTCTTCATGCATCGATTCATTGCAGAGAGGCTGTGGATCGGATCTGTACACTGAAAGCGGGGGGAGAGAATCGTAAGTTTATCGTTCTCTGTCAGCTTTCCCAGGCGGAAGAACTCGGTATCACACTGACGGAGCATCAATTGCGGTTTCTGCGGAGCGTCTGGCCATCCCCCCTGACTGCCATTGTCCGTGCCTCCGGTTCCACGCTCTTTCCCGGAGGGACCGCTGCCATACGGCACCCCGACCATCCCCTGTGGAATGCCCTCTTTCAACAGGGATGTCCTCCCGTCGTTTCCACCAGTGCCAATTTTCCGGGCGAACCTCCCTGTTCCGATCTGTCCGGGCTCCCGGATGCCCTTCGAAAGGAAGTCGATCTGATCGTCGATTCGGGGCCAGTCACGGATCTCCGCCCCTCAACGCTTGTGGATCTCATGGAGGTTCCTC
This Thermoanaerobaculia bacterium DNA region includes the following protein-coding sequences:
- a CDS encoding DUF92 domain-containing protein; the encoded protein is MALTGRELGRKSLHMAMGLFALALKYLTPWQAALCAIAAFLHNLFILPHTARFVLRGEKLDAGLLAYPLAVLGLILVYWKNPALAAAAWGYLAFGDGMATVTGKSLPLWKPGWAGGKSLGGFLAFALAGGASANLLYNFVGDHEGFLWAFWVVGLALAFIELMPMPINDNIVIPFFAAALLALVPPLQPGGMPEGRTLLLAGGINLGLALVSFAAGLVSSSALVGGVVVGTLVLGFGGWPAWSLLVGFFVLATSATKLGYAVKSRMGLAQEEGGRRGSRHALANCSTGAALSLLLPFYPEPMILKAGIAAAFATALSDTLGSEIGQLLGKTPIHPLTLRRVPVGTEGAVSLEGTLAGVAGSLILASIPLIWGWYPGRAVLIVAVAAFSGSMVESVLGSLGSWDNEILNFINTAVGAAVACLAAAWLL
- the rfbD gene encoding dTDP-4-dehydrorhamnose reductase; translation: MTTLIVGGRGMLGRALEEVLAPTPITVDIEEIDITRFDSVWSLFSNVHPTTVVNAAAMTDVDGCEGREDLARRVNAEGVQNLADACRECGARFVHVSTDYVFDGTGTRPYRENDPVHPVSAYGRTKLEGEEAALLYPDTLVVRVSWLFGFGREHFLSLMARLIREGKNLKVIDDQTGRVTYSMDAARAIAALLERKATGIVHFANSGVSTRYDQVRWMAETLGKPDHPIEPVPSSAFPQIARRPEYSVLDTTRYEQVTGQTPPPWQEAVRDFLTRSGWL
- the rfbB gene encoding dTDP-glucose 4,6-dehydratase; this translates as MKVLVTGGSGFIGSNFVHYLFDTYGNDVFVVNLDKLTYAGNPANLAGVDQRPNYRFIHGDICDTEVVADAMKDIEVVVNFAAETHVDRSIQEPDAFLRTDIHGVFVLAEEALRRKVKTFLQISTDEVYGECMEGRFDEEAPLKPRSPYAAGKAGGDRLAYAYHATYGLPVLISRCSNNYGPCQYPEKLIPLFITNALEDQPLPVYGDGRQMRDWIDVRDHCRALDFILQNGQYGETYNIGVGREQENIHITKTILSILGKPESLIRHVTDRPGHDRRYALDCSKITRMGWRPMTSLEDGLARTVAWYRDRRDWWEPIKSGEFRAYYESQYGERLKG
- the lptD gene encoding LPS assembly protein LptD, with the protein product MKFRFFGLFLLLLAGIMVGQEEDVQLEAVNQRWVEDLYWEGSGNVKIRYGSIRIEADWVGLDWLNKTVEAEGKITLRQGRDTITSRRMTYNLEEVSGIFEEAEGSFGDMYQFKGKRIIREDETHYVLEEGLFTSCDLEHPPWSFTIHRASVEMDGYAYLSGIAFRVHRLPLLYFPYLVWPVKQDRARGLLTPHFGYTAKRGAYLGLAYFLPMGDSFDLTFMGDYYSEGYSGGGIRFRYAPTVDLKGEAQAYTIRDTEGTDWWKFNLVHTQTALPLNFRLDANIELLSDIDFFREFERTFDRNTTRSIYSHVTLSKNWGLNSFILRADHRETAFSGSSIEKVTQEQYPKIEYRMRQRPLLRGALPLYLSMESRYNLFKVDKGENYRGTYGRLDVLPTLSTSFARLPWLSIRPSASLRATYYSRTPDETGSLEGDSYTRTYQLFQADLVGPSFSKIFNGSSFQLKHLIEPRINYQNLVNLEDQKVPVFDENDSIQSKHQIRYALVNRIFLKKGESTATEIASFEISQRHSFNENQPLTSLTVDGERETSQKSALDLSLRFYPGKSFNLDTRTSFHAITHKWESLQLSGGTRVGMHYANLIYFRTNPQVEGGTKQHQIRLYSGFKPHRTLDVQAQVNYDLENNYPPQQRYIMRYTGSCYAISLEYRDYRLGTSQDREYKFTFDLKNVGSFLEITGGVDELFGSTP
- a CDS encoding thiolase family protein produces the protein MSNVYIVGAKRTPIGSFQGVLNSIPAPRLGSTAIRAALEQSSLAPEIVDQVYMGCVLQANIGQAPARQAWIYAGYPVSTGAVTIHKVCGSGLKSVMLGANDIRAGEFSVVVAGGMESMSMAPYYLDRARDGYRMGHGQVLDGMIKDGLWDPYKDVHMGNCGELCAAEYGFTREEQDAFARQSYERALEAWNQGWFASEVVPVEVPQRKGDPIIVDKDEEPFRVSLDKMAKLKPAFAREGTITAANASKINDGAAALVLASEEVVTSKGLKPMARLVAQASHAQEPDWFTTAPAKAMQKVLDKAGLQAADVDLYEINEAFSVVTMVTMKELGLDASKVNIHGGAVAMGHPIGCSGARILTTLLYALQKNGLRYGMAGICIGGGEAVAVLVENLLR
- the ruvX gene encoding Holliday junction resolvase RuvX translates to MRILAVDFGTRRMGLASWDTAAPVVIPINPITGSDAGAMERDLARIIQDEAFDRVVLGLPLNMDGTEGAMAKTVRELGSRLSEKGIDITYMDERLTSREASNRVSRKARRSRNGRLDSISASLILEAYVETLA
- the mltG gene encoding endolytic transglycosylase MltG, with the translated sequence MKHWRSAATVLAVAGIGILLYGYFLLSTPVLPGPGVVEMEIPEGTSTRAVLDSLRDRDLIRSVPVSYLYIRYKAREPKAGYYRFTLPSQPAAVLNQVLSGQVDLVRVTIPEGWNRFQIAELLERSGVTSGDEFLALSGNPAMVDDLDPEAPDCEGFLFPETYRFARAIPARRVLSTLIEHFRRTFRDHFQTRLLQKGLTVHRWVIMASLVESEAQARKEKPIISGVFYNRLQRGMLLQCDPTVRYALILAGEPHRRLGYAQLRFDHPYNTYIYRDLPPGAICNPGRGALEASLSPSDTRALYFVARNDGTHAFSSTLQEHTRYVNQYQRGGGS